A stretch of DNA from Granulicella pectinivorans:
TCCATGAGCGAGGGGCTCGACGATGGCGACCCGTCTGCCCCCAGGCAGGGACTGTTGTATGCCGGTGCCGTAAGCCCGGTGGCAAAGCGTTCTGCAAGGAAGGTGTGCTTCCATTCCACCCCCATGGAGAAGATGTGTCTGCCACGCGCATGGCTATACGTGGAACGAGCACCCGCATTCGTTAAACGGCGCGACTGTGCGAGGTACGCCGGCGTGTCCACGAACCTATCTGCCGAAGGCAAATAACGCACCTTATCCTGCCGCACCCAAAGATTCACCTGCAGAAACGACGCTGCGTCGAAGGTGTGAAGAAGCGACGGGGCCACGTTGAAGCTTTGAATCGTTTGTCGCTGATTCTGACCAAGCGCCTGTTGGTCGTACGTGTTCGGGGTCTGAAACCATGCATGGCTGAGACCAACATTCAGTTGCAGTGACGTTTGCGCGCTAAGCCGATCGTCAAGCCTTTCGATGAAGTTCTCTGCATTGCCGTTGGCATGAAGAGCAGCGAGTTCCGGCGTATCGAGGAAGCGCCCGCTGTTGAGCGCGTCGACTGCGGTGAAGGTTCCGAAGCGCTCGCTGCCGTAACCGAGGTGGGCGCTTGCCTCACTCGTCGCGAAACCGCCTCGACTAGCAGCAAGTTCGCCCATCGGCCTTGTGTGCGCCAGGCCAGATCGCGTCTGCGCCACGATGACCATGCTGGTCTTATCGCCAACATCGGCCAGCGGCGCGCCTTCCCGGATCTCGAGTGACTGCAGAGCATTCAGAGAAACCTGCGAGGAAAAGGTCCGGCTCTGCTGATCCGTAATGGGTTGGCCGTCGATGACGAACGATGCCTCGGCGTGATCTCCCAGCGGATGGAAAGAGCCGTTGGAATCCGCCGACACGCCGGGGGTCGTGTTGGTGATGAGAGAGCTTAGCGGAGAACTGACGCTTTGGCTTGGGATACGCTCGATCTGCTCAAGCGTCACGGATACACGCGCTGACGCTGCGGGATCGAGTGATGCGACGTCTGCGGAGACATTCACGGTACTATCCAGGGCCTTTGGAGAGAGGCGGAGGATAACCCGAGCCGGAGTTCCGTCGTAGTTCACATCCTCTGAGGCAGTGGCAAACCCCTCGGCTTGCGCCGTCAGGAGATACTCCCCCGTCGCAAGTCGCAGAAAGCTGAAGTGACCTTCCTCGTCCGTCGTCACCTGACGGCGCGCTTGTGTCTGTTGATGGAGGACAGTTACGGTGGCCTGCGTTAGTGCGGCACCGCTGGCGTCGGTTATTGCTCCAGACAATTCCACGGCAGTACTGCTCTGAGCCGAGAGCGCCTGAAGGCAAACACAACTGCATACGAATGAAAGCAGGAGAAAAGGACGTTTCAAATTTAGCCTCACCTAAAAGTATTTTTAGGCTAGACTAAAAGCGTGGATGGGTCAATACTGGATAAGTGATGTCAAAGAGCCCTTCGCGAGATACGACGACAGAGTCAGTAGACGATTACCTGAAGGCACTCTTTCATCTGGGGAGTGAAGGTAAGAAAAATGTCAGCGGCGGCGCTGTCGCCCAACGACTTTCGGTCGCACCGGCCTCCGTGACAAACATGATCCAAAAGCTAGCAGCAGCAAAGCTTCCTTTTGTGCTCTATGAACGGCATGATGGAGCGCGTCTCACACCTCGAGGAAGAAGGCGGGCTCTTGAGATCATCCGCCACCATCGGCTCATCGAGACCTTTCTCCATCGGGAGCTCGGCTACCCGATCGATGAGTTGCACGACGAAGCAGAACGGTTGGAGCACTTTATCTCTGAGAGCTTTGAAGACCGGATCGCCGAAAAGATGGGGCATCCGCACGTCGATCCTCACGGGCAGTGCATCCCAGCGAAAGACGGCTCCATGCCTGAATCGCATGGGCTCAAATGCTTTTGCATCCGCTCATAGCCGCCAGGGCGCCACGCGTTCCATCGAGCCACCAGAGACGTTGCGTAGATTCTGGCACATATGCACTCGATAGAGAGTATCCGTCAAAGCATTGATAATGCTAGACATAGAGCAATAGGCAATCGCTCCAGACCCCCCTTTCCTCGATTCGTGCATCCAACACCGAAAGCTTGTGTCGCCCCCCTGTTGCGGGCTTCATGGCACGGGCAGACAGGTCTCGACGCGCCGGATTCCGGCAAGCGATGACCGGTCAAATCAAGAAGAGGAGCAATGCATGCACATTCAGCGTCAGCTCAAAGCAACTCGCGGTTTAGCAATATCCCTGGCGATGTTTACATCGCTTAGTCTCACGGCATTGGCTCAGGAAGCGACGATTGAAGGCCTGGTCACCGGAAGGAGTGGCTCTTCGATGTCAGTGAGGACTGCAGACAGTCCCAAGACCACCGTGCTTCTATCGGACAGCACAAAGGCAACAGAAAAGGGAGGCTTTCTCGGCTTGGATAGAAAAAGCCTTGGCATCACCGCCCTGGTTCCTGGCCTATCCGTGAAGGTCGAGGGTGCGTACAACCCTGATCACCAGTTGGTTGCTACGAAGGTCACATTCTCGCGGAGTTCGATGAAGACTGCGAGACAGATCGAGGCAGGCTTGAATCCCGTCAACGATCAGGTTGCGGCGGCGCAGGATCAACTTCGTACTGATCGCAAAGATCTCGATCAAACCCAGCAGGATCTCGCAAAGAACACTCAGGATATCGACGCCACCAAGCAGGGACTCGCAGCCACGAATGAGATCACGACCGCAAATACACAGGGCGTCGGCCACGCAAACCAGCGAATCGGGGCTTTGGATCAGTACGCTACCAAGGGAAGCATTACCGTCAACTTCGCCAACGGGAAAGCTACGGTCACCAAGAAGGATAGGGATCAGCTTACCGAGTTCGTGAAATCTGCGGCGGATACGCCGGGTTACATGATTGAGGTACAGGGCTACGCTTCGACCTCAGGCTCTGCCGCCATGAATCAAAAGCTGAGCGCAGAACGTGCCGATGCTGTGCTGGCCATCATTCAGCAGACAGGTGTTGTTCCTATGACGAGGATTCTCGCGCCAGCCGCGATGGGAACGACGAACCAAGTCGCAACCGAGCACTCCAGGAGCGCACAGGCTCAGAACCGCCGAGTGGTCGTCACGATCGTCGTCAATCAGGGAATCACCGGTTAGAGAATTCATTTCGCAGTCAACGCCATCTAGAGAGGCTCTTGTCCTTAGCGATCGCTGGGACAAGAGCCTTTTTAGATGGCAAAGCAAATATACGAAGCGGGGCTACCACTCAAGGCATGGTTTGCCTTACCTTCTGCAGCAAGAGCTCCAAAGAGCGCACCACTTTATTCGACAGAGGAGCGCAGAATGGCATACGTCGAGAGGTAACATAAATACGGATAAGTCCGCCCTTATGACATTCGTCAGTCTCACCCGCTTGCGTATCCGCTCCATCCGCTACTTGCCTCTGTTTGCAATCCACACCATGCGATCTCTGCGGCAAGTGAAGAAGGCCCCCGGATTTATCACCGGATCGCTCCTGCCCGACCGAAGCTGGGTGTTCTGGACCATGACAGCATGGGATGGGCGCGAAAGCATGCATCGATACATGATCACAGGGGCACACAAGACCGCAATGCCTCACCTGATGCACTGGTGCGACGAAGCCTCCGTCGCGCACTGGGAGCAAGAAGGCACTGCCCTCCCCTCCTGGGAGGAGGCTGACCAGAGAATGCGCCAGAGCGGTCGCGTCTCCAAGGTGAATCACCCTAGCCCTGAACATTCCGGGCTGAACTACAGGAAACCAAGAGCAACCGGCGGCGGAACGATTTAGCGTTTCTACCGCCCAGAACCCGTTTTATGGAGGCAGCGCACCGGTCGGAGAATCCACCAGTGCGCTGCAGACTTGCTTAGGCCAGCGTGTAGTCCATAGCATCCAGGTCGGCAATCAATCCTGGCCCGGTTGGCTTCCAATTGAGCTTCAGTTGCGTGAGCGCGCTGGAAGCAGGCATATTATGTCCGGCGAAACGGCCGAGCCAGCCGAAGTGGGCGTCGGCCTCTTCCGGCTTGATGCTAACTACAGGTACCTTCAGCCCACGACCGATCGCTTCGGCTATGGCCTTCATGGAAACTCCCTCCTCGTCCACTGCGTGGTAGATCGCACCCGGTTCAGCCTTCTCAAATGCGAGGTGGTAGAGCCGCGCTACATCCGAGATATGCGCCGCCGGCCAACGATTGGCACCGTCTCCGATGTAGGCAGACACCCCTTTCTCGCGCGCCACCGCCGTCACGTAGGGCACCAGCCCCTGCTTGCGGGTGTCGTGCACCTGCGGCAACCTCACCACGGTGGTGTTTACCCCGAGTGCCGTCAGTTCCCGCATCAAGTCCTCTGAAGCAGCCCGCGGATTCCACGAAGCAGTTGGACCGTCTTCCGTAGATGGATTACCATCCACGGAGGACGCGATCGCCGTCCCGGAGGTCATCACAAAGGGGCGGTTCGACCCGAGCAATACCTCACCGATGGCCGCAATCGCCCTACGGTCATCGTCGCAGTTCTTCTGAAATTGCGAGAAGTCGTGATTGAACGCGAGATGAATCACCCCATCCGACTTGGCGGCTCCGTCACGGAGACTGTCGAGGTCTTCGATATTGCCGTACTGCACCGCGGCGCCGGCGGTGCGAAGCGCTTCGGCACCCGCCTCGGACCGGGTAAGTCCAAGAACCTCATGCCCTGCCTGAATCAACTTCGGAACGAGCGCCGAACCGATGAATCCTGGTGCACCGGTAACAAAGATACGCATGATGAATCTCCTTTTTCATTCCATAAGTACGCGCCTAATGAGCGGTCCACTAGTAGATGGTTCTTATAATGTGGACGATCTATACTGAAAGTCCTTATGAATAGTCCGATCGTCCCATCAGCAACGGAATTTCAAGCGCAGTTAGTCACCCTGCCGCCCAGCCAGGCCGGTCAGGGATCGGGCCAGTATATGGACCCGCTCTCCGAGGTGCTTGCCCTGATGAAGCCGCAGGTCTACGTCGCCGGAGGTTTTGCGGTCCTGGGCGACGCTGCGATCCACTTCCCAAGACATCAAGGGATCAAATGCTATGCCATGCTCGCCGGTCAGTGCTGGCTGGTCGTCGAAGGAGTAGCCGAGCCAGTACAGCTCAACGCCGGGGATTGTTTCCTTCTCCCACGTGGACTGCCCTTCCGGCTTGCAACTGACCTGTCACTGGAAGCGGTTCCATACACGGTCGCCCGGGCGCGGCTGGGAATAAGCAGCGAAGCCCTTGGAATGATCAAAGGAGCGCGCTATATCGCCGGTGGCCACTTTTCGCTGACCGGAAGTCACGCCGGCATGCTTCTGCAATCTTTGCCTCCCGTCGTCCACATCCGGCGCGAATCTGACAAGGCTGCTATGCGCTGGTCTCTGGAACGTCTACGGGAAGAACTGCGCGACCCTAAGCCCGGTGGCTCGCTCATTGCGCAGCAGCTTGCTTACACGATGCTCATTCAGGCCCTTCGCCTGCATCTGAGCGACACGGCTAGCACAGGCCCCGGTTGGCTCTCGGCGCTGTCCGACAAGCATATGAGCATTGCTCTCGCTGCGATTCATGGTGATCCGGGATATCCGTGGACCCTGCAATCCTTAGCTGGACGCGTGGGGATGTCGCGCTCGGTCTTCGCGCTGCGATTCCGCGATAAAGTCGGCGATACACCCATGGAGTACCTCACCCGCTGGCGTATGCTCTTGGCTGCGGATCGCCTCAAGACATCGTCTGACGGGCTCTCCACCATTGCAGAGTCGCTGGGCTACGACTCCGGAAGCGCATTCGGTAAAGCCTTCCGCCGGATTATGGGCTGTTCGCCGAGGCAATACACGAAGGCTAGCCCTGTTTCCGTCGTATCAGGGGCATAAAGATCAAGCCCGATCGGGCGGGAGCATTTGTCGACTTCAAATTTTCCCCCTTGTGTTTTGTTGACTTGGTTCATGCTACGGTTTTGGGTGGTTTTGATGCAAGGTTGTTGGCAGACGTGAAAAGGCCCGTCCAGAGGACGGGCCTTTTTCGATTTAATGCCGGCGATCACCTAATCTCCCACACACTTACGCGTGCAGTACCATCGGCCCAACGAGGCTTAACTTCCGTGTTCGGGATGGGAACGGGTGTGACCCTCGTAGTAAACTCACCGGCAAACTTGAGAATATCGCTCACGCGATCTTCCACAACTGAATAGATTGGGTTGTATGTACCTTTGTTACTTGTATTGCGTAGTTTCCAAAAGGATATAACTACAAAGCTTGTATTGAATGTGTCTAGAACAGTGGACAGTTATGAAACTGTAGATTCACTGCGCAGAGTAAATTCTATGGACAAGCCGAACGGGCGATTAGTACTGGTAAGCTACACGCATTGCTGCGCTTCAACATCCAGCCTATCAACCAGGTGGTCTTCCTGGGCCCTTCATTTCCCTTTTGGGTTGGGAGATCTCATCTTAGAGCGTGCTTCCCGCT
This window harbors:
- a CDS encoding SDR family oxidoreductase, which gives rise to MRIFVTGAPGFIGSALVPKLIQAGHEVLGLTRSEAGAEALRTAGAAVQYGNIEDLDSLRDGAAKSDGVIHLAFNHDFSQFQKNCDDDRRAIAAIGEVLLGSNRPFVMTSGTAIASSVDGNPSTEDGPTASWNPRAASEDLMRELTALGVNTTVVRLPQVHDTRKQGLVPYVTAVAREKGVSAYIGDGANRWPAAHISDVARLYHLAFEKAEPGAIYHAVDEEGVSMKAIAEAIGRGLKVPVVSIKPEEADAHFGWLGRFAGHNMPASSALTQLKLNWKPTGPGLIADLDAMDYTLA
- a CDS encoding OmpA family protein, whose amino-acid sequence is MHIQRQLKATRGLAISLAMFTSLSLTALAQEATIEGLVTGRSGSSMSVRTADSPKTTVLLSDSTKATEKGGFLGLDRKSLGITALVPGLSVKVEGAYNPDHQLVATKVTFSRSSMKTARQIEAGLNPVNDQVAAAQDQLRTDRKDLDQTQQDLAKNTQDIDATKQGLAATNEITTANTQGVGHANQRIGALDQYATKGSITVNFANGKATVTKKDRDQLTEFVKSAADTPGYMIEVQGYASTSGSAAMNQKLSAERADAVLAIIQQTGVVPMTRILAPAAMGTTNQVATEHSRSAQAQNRRVVVTIVVNQGITG
- a CDS encoding DUF3291 domain-containing protein, with the translated sequence MTFVSLTRLRIRSIRYLPLFAIHTMRSLRQVKKAPGFITGSLLPDRSWVFWTMTAWDGRESMHRYMITGAHKTAMPHLMHWCDEASVAHWEQEGTALPSWEEADQRMRQSGRVSKVNHPSPEHSGLNYRKPRATGGGTI
- a CDS encoding AraC family transcriptional regulator; its protein translation is MNSPIVPSATEFQAQLVTLPPSQAGQGSGQYMDPLSEVLALMKPQVYVAGGFAVLGDAAIHFPRHQGIKCYAMLAGQCWLVVEGVAEPVQLNAGDCFLLPRGLPFRLATDLSLEAVPYTVARARLGISSEALGMIKGARYIAGGHFSLTGSHAGMLLQSLPPVVHIRRESDKAAMRWSLERLREELRDPKPGGSLIAQQLAYTMLIQALRLHLSDTASTGPGWLSALSDKHMSIALAAIHGDPGYPWTLQSLAGRVGMSRSVFALRFRDKVGDTPMEYLTRWRMLLAADRLKTSSDGLSTIAESLGYDSGSAFGKAFRRIMGCSPRQYTKASPVSVVSGA
- a CDS encoding metal-dependent transcriptional regulator, whose product is MSKSPSRDTTTESVDDYLKALFHLGSEGKKNVSGGAVAQRLSVAPASVTNMIQKLAAAKLPFVLYERHDGARLTPRGRRRALEIIRHHRLIETFLHRELGYPIDELHDEAERLEHFISESFEDRIAEKMGHPHVDPHGQCIPAKDGSMPESHGLKCFCIRS
- a CDS encoding TonB-dependent receptor, with translation MRLNLKRPFLLLSFVCSCVCLQALSAQSSTAVELSGAITDASGAALTQATVTVLHQQTQARRQVTTDEEGHFSFLRLATGEYLLTAQAEGFATASEDVNYDGTPARVILRLSPKALDSTVNVSADVASLDPAASARVSVTLEQIERIPSQSVSSPLSSLITNTTPGVSADSNGSFHPLGDHAEASFVIDGQPITDQQSRTFSSQVSLNALQSLEIREGAPLADVGDKTSMVIVAQTRSGLAHTRPMGELAASRGGFATSEASAHLGYGSERFGTFTAVDALNSGRFLDTPELAALHANGNAENFIERLDDRLSAQTSLQLNVGLSHAWFQTPNTYDQQALGQNQRQTIQSFNVAPSLLHTFDAASFLQVNLWVRQDKVRYLPSADRFVDTPAYLAQSRRLTNAGARSTYSHARGRHIFSMGVEWKHTFLAERFATGLTAPAYNSPCLGADGSPSSSPSLMDTAQCVGLGLTKNPAFLPQLLAIDLTRGGTIFAFHGYTDIKQEALFGQDSLTLGDFTANIGMRFDAYNGITRSTGIQPRVGLAYKSSSLHTVLRGAYSRIFITPYNENLIVASSAGPGATATVLGAADSAPLATGHRNQFNVGTESQLFKNVMLSSEYFWKFTYGAYDFDVLLNSPLTFPTQFRKSKIDGGLLRLNVSDTHGFAGYMTASHVRSRLFGPETGGVSFSAPYSNVVRPDHDEGLATNTYLRYQFGRKGPWAGFSWRYDGGLVSVATPDFATVLRMTGDEQAQLGLHCGAVFATVAVPVRACPLENLGTRRVRIPAAGTEDDDKNPSRIVPRNVFDLSVGKDDIYRHEHQQVGLHLDIVNLTNNGGLYNFLSTFSGTHFLTPRSMTVSLRYGF